Proteins from a single region of Streptomyces glaucescens:
- a CDS encoding PD-(D/E)XK motif protein translates to MDKPLVSYEISDGGRGIALHVELAGRHHLPRSPLPAVRIDQIAQAGRRMARFTTREPELFRDFHDLLLAVADRLMTDEQSLEQAFEETVHGWSALLGRPRGMSMERRLGLHGELAVLWRLAGETGWQAALDAWVGPMGEEHDFALSDSDLEVKTTASELRRHTVHGVGQLAATNGRPLWFASLRLTRGGSRGRTLSDSVKATRDAAAAENVTLQRHLDRLLKASGWAPELPDDERWTPRDSPLILRAEEMPRLTADDMPDNVHGRIDHVTYVVDVTGLPPSDMNPGIDLSDLSLP, encoded by the coding sequence GTGGACAAGCCCCTCGTCTCGTACGAAATATCCGACGGCGGACGGGGTATCGCACTCCACGTCGAGCTCGCTGGTCGTCACCATCTTCCCCGCTCGCCGCTGCCTGCGGTGCGCATAGACCAGATAGCCCAAGCGGGACGACGAATGGCGCGTTTCACTACGCGTGAACCAGAGCTATTCCGGGATTTCCACGACCTGTTGTTGGCTGTGGCCGATCGCTTGATGACCGATGAACAGAGCCTGGAGCAGGCCTTCGAGGAGACCGTCCACGGCTGGAGCGCTCTCTTGGGCAGGCCTCGTGGGATGTCGATGGAGAGGCGTCTCGGTCTGCATGGTGAACTCGCCGTCCTCTGGCGATTGGCCGGAGAGACCGGTTGGCAGGCGGCACTCGACGCCTGGGTCGGACCCATGGGTGAGGAACACGACTTCGCCCTGAGTGATTCCGACCTGGAGGTCAAGACGACCGCCTCCGAACTGCGCCGGCACACGGTTCACGGCGTGGGGCAACTTGCGGCGACGAACGGTCGTCCCCTGTGGTTCGCGTCTCTCCGTCTCACCCGAGGCGGCTCCCGTGGGCGCACGTTGAGTGACTCCGTCAAAGCGACTCGCGATGCCGCAGCGGCGGAGAACGTCACTTTGCAGCGCCACCTCGACCGGCTACTGAAAGCTTCGGGGTGGGCGCCCGAACTGCCTGACGACGAACGTTGGACACCTCGTGACAGCCCTTTGATACTGCGAGCCGAAGAGATGCCTCGTCTCACGGCGGACGACATGCCCGACAACGTGCACGGGCGAATCGACCACGTCACGTACGTGGTCGACGTGACCGGGCTCCCGCCCAGCGACATGAACCCGGGCATAGACCTGTCGGACCTCTCGCTCCCCTGA
- a CDS encoding alpha/beta fold hydrolase, with protein MPSLTTPDGTHLAYRVHTPPGPPSGRPPLLLLHGLAGHMGEWDALRAPLLRDGHTVIEYDARGHGASTRRPPTMTRAACVADAATLITALGLAPATLIGQSLGGHTAFLTAASHPGLVASLVLIEAGPGGPNPGLPAELSTWLRSWPLPFASLSSAESFLGHEAWARGLEQREDGWHPRFDADRMTAAVAELATHSYWAQWSRITCPTLAVCGAHGTIPDTEFEQMRTHRPTTHTAVIPNAGHDVHLDQPEGLYEVISGFLDVK; from the coding sequence GTGCCCTCGCTGACCACGCCGGACGGCACACACCTCGCCTACCGCGTCCACACCCCGCCGGGACCGCCCTCGGGCCGGCCGCCCCTTCTCCTCCTCCACGGCCTCGCGGGCCACATGGGCGAATGGGACGCCCTGCGCGCACCCCTCCTCCGCGACGGCCACACGGTGATCGAGTACGACGCGAGGGGCCACGGCGCCAGCACCCGCCGCCCGCCGACGATGACCCGGGCGGCCTGCGTCGCGGACGCCGCCACCCTGATCACGGCACTCGGACTGGCCCCCGCGACCCTCATCGGCCAGTCCCTCGGCGGCCACACGGCCTTCCTCACCGCGGCGTCCCACCCCGGCCTGGTCGCCTCCCTCGTCCTCATCGAAGCGGGCCCCGGCGGCCCGAACCCCGGCCTCCCGGCGGAGCTCTCCACCTGGCTCCGTTCCTGGCCCCTCCCGTTCGCGTCCCTGTCCTCCGCCGAGTCCTTCCTGGGCCACGAGGCGTGGGCGAGGGGCCTGGAGCAACGGGAGGACGGCTGGCACCCCCGCTTCGACGCGGACCGCATGACAGCGGCGGTCGCCGAACTGGCGACGCACTCCTACTGGGCGCAATGGTCCCGGATCACCTGCCCGACCCTGGCGGTATGCGGCGCACACGGCACCATCCCGGACACCGAGTTCGAGCAGATGCGGACCCACCGCCCCACCACCCACACCGCGGTCATCCCGAACGCCGGTCACGATGTCCACTTGGATCAGCCGGAGGGGTTGTACGAGGTGATCAGTGGGTTCTTGGACGTCAAGTAA
- a CDS encoding DUF2267 domain-containing protein: MTVTTVTTTQDRATATTPGAGVDADGWPALIDAVRDAGQYPTRAEAERITRIVLSALGGHVTGEERVDLARALPAEAARVIASQIPATRPLTAAEFVDSVAARIEGATPATARWDVSSVLSVLPPRVGKDLVNRILAELPPGYALLFGLPELTRAA; encoded by the coding sequence ATGACCGTGACGACCGTGACGACGACACAGGACCGAGCCACCGCCACGACCCCGGGTGCGGGCGTGGACGCGGACGGCTGGCCGGCGTTGATCGACGCGGTGCGGGACGCGGGCCAGTACCCGACGAGGGCCGAGGCGGAACGCATCACCCGCATCGTGCTCTCCGCGCTCGGCGGCCACGTCACCGGAGAGGAACGAGTGGACCTGGCCCGGGCCCTGCCCGCGGAGGCGGCCAGGGTGATCGCCTCCCAGATCCCGGCGACCCGTCCCCTGACCGCCGCGGAGTTCGTGGACTCGGTGGCCGCCCGCATCGAGGGCGCGACCCCCGCGACGGCCCGCTGGGACGTCAGCTCCGTCCTCAGCGTCCTGCCGCCCCGGGTCGGCAAGGACCTGGTGAACCGCATCCTGGCCGAACTGCCGCCGGGCTACGCGCTGCTGTTCGGCCTGCCGGAACTGACCCGGGCGGCGTAA
- a CDS encoding Hsp20/alpha crystallin family protein, with protein MLMRTDPFRELDRLAQQVFTNSAQPATMPLDAYRAGDDFVVHFDLPGVDPEAIELDVERNVLTVRAERRFPASEDADVLVAERPTGTFTRRLFLGDTLDTERIDASYDTGVLTLRIPVAEAAKPRRIQITGGDGGRKQLSG; from the coding sequence ATGCTCATGCGCACGGACCCCTTCCGCGAGCTCGACCGCCTCGCGCAGCAGGTCTTCACCAACTCCGCCCAGCCGGCCACCATGCCGCTGGACGCGTACCGGGCCGGGGACGACTTCGTCGTCCACTTCGACCTGCCCGGTGTCGACCCCGAGGCGATCGAGCTGGACGTCGAGCGCAACGTCCTCACCGTCCGCGCCGAGCGCCGCTTCCCGGCCTCCGAGGACGCCGACGTGCTCGTCGCCGAACGTCCCACGGGCACCTTCACCCGCCGGCTCTTCCTCGGCGACACCCTCGACACCGAACGCATCGACGCCTCGTACGACACCGGAGTGCTGACCTTGCGCATCCCGGTGGCCGAGGCGGCCAAGCCACGCCGCATCCAGATCACGGGCGGCGACGGCGGCAGGAAGCAGCTGAGCGGCTGA
- a CDS encoding GlxA family transcriptional regulator, protein MHTVAVLALDRVIPFDLSVPIDAFGWARLPDGREAYRVRVCSDREEVSAGAFTVRAPYGLDALAEADTIVLPGVAEPPGRLPPGVAEALCEAAARGTRIASVCVGAYLFAATGLLNGLRATTHWIAAPDLAARYPEVTVDPNVLYVDNGQFLTSAGAAAALDMCLHMIRKDHGSAVAAHAARMSVMPLEREGGQAQFIVHDRPPAPSGATFEPLLRWLDDHCDRPLTLEDIAARAGMSTRTLNRRFREQTGTTPLQWLHRARVRRAQYLLETTAHPVERIAEQAGFGSPTAFRERFRRVVGTSPQGYRRAFRADPA, encoded by the coding sequence ATGCACACCGTCGCCGTACTGGCCCTGGACCGGGTGATCCCCTTCGACCTCTCCGTGCCGATCGACGCGTTCGGCTGGGCGCGGCTGCCGGACGGCCGGGAGGCGTACCGGGTGCGGGTCTGCTCGGACCGGGAGGAGGTGAGCGCGGGCGCGTTCACCGTGCGGGCGCCGTACGGGCTGGACGCGCTGGCCGAGGCGGACACGATCGTCCTGCCCGGCGTGGCGGAACCGCCCGGCCGGCTCCCGCCCGGTGTCGCCGAGGCGCTGTGCGAGGCGGCGGCGCGGGGCACGCGGATCGCGTCCGTCTGCGTCGGGGCGTACCTCTTCGCCGCCACGGGCCTGCTCAACGGACTGCGCGCGACCACGCACTGGATCGCGGCGCCCGATCTCGCGGCGCGCTACCCGGAGGTGACGGTCGACCCGAACGTCCTCTACGTCGACAACGGCCAGTTCCTGACCTCGGCGGGCGCGGCGGCGGCCCTCGACATGTGCCTGCACATGATCCGCAAGGACCACGGTTCGGCGGTCGCCGCGCACGCCGCTCGGATGTCGGTGATGCCGCTGGAACGGGAGGGCGGCCAAGCCCAGTTCATCGTCCACGACCGCCCGCCGGCACCGTCCGGCGCGACGTTCGAGCCGCTGCTGCGCTGGCTGGACGACCACTGCGACCGGCCCCTGACGCTGGAGGACATCGCGGCGCGGGCGGGCATGAGCACCCGGACGCTGAACCGGCGCTTCCGTGAGCAGACGGGGACGACACCGCTGCAGTGGCTGCACCGGGCGCGGGTGCGCAGGGCGCAGTACCTGCTGGAGACGACGGCCCACCCCGTGGAACGGATCGCCGAACAGGCCGGCTTCGGCTCGCCGACCGCCTTCCGGGAGCGTTTCCGGCGCGTGGTGGGGACGAGCCCGCAGGGCTACCGGAGGGCGTTCCGCGCGGACCCGGCGTGA
- a CDS encoding ATP-binding protein, which translates to MVSEWQFEVPTAGSRHLPPDARYMEALSSQGYGFEVAIADLVDNSIDAGARNVVIHFLRDGDQLVSLVIVDDGRGMDEEALDVAMTVGARRGYDRKSLGMFGTGLKSASLSHANSVTVVSRTKRTRPVGRRWLMERAKHGFECDIIDPNYAQDFIDFYQGRPIAFQGTIVRWDDVKDFPQNAGGGQTDRYLHRTVNKLGLHLGLHLHRFLARDDFHITISIQDVRTGVEYANYGVEALDPFAYPVSGDPAYPGNFTAEVPSFGSLSLTAHIWPPRSSLDEYKAFGAVVEREGFYFYRNDRLVQAGGWNNFRQPEQHLALARVAVDLPEDPDGRVFRLSVKKEGVQASPAFVASLEVAKDSLGRTFTQYLSDAERVYREARKRNGVARKAVVPPGRGIDPQVRQAIEEELPVLAGEDALQFRWQRLPNDRFFEIDQGGRMVSLNQHYRAALLGGRAGSLNDAPMVKSLMYLLMQDAFQRERVSSRLKDNIDLWQSVLVAAARAELDRVAD; encoded by the coding sequence ATGGTCAGCGAGTGGCAGTTCGAGGTCCCGACAGCGGGCAGCAGGCACCTGCCTCCCGATGCGCGTTACATGGAGGCCCTCAGCAGTCAGGGCTATGGCTTCGAAGTGGCCATAGCCGACCTGGTGGACAACTCCATCGACGCCGGGGCTCGGAACGTCGTCATCCACTTTCTCCGTGACGGTGATCAACTTGTCAGCCTGGTCATCGTCGACGACGGAAGGGGCATGGACGAGGAGGCGCTTGACGTTGCCATGACAGTCGGTGCGCGTCGCGGCTACGACCGGAAGTCGCTCGGCATGTTCGGTACCGGGCTGAAGTCTGCGTCGCTCAGCCACGCGAATTCCGTCACCGTCGTGAGTCGCACCAAGCGGACGCGGCCCGTGGGGCGTCGTTGGCTCATGGAACGTGCCAAGCACGGCTTCGAATGCGACATCATCGACCCGAATTACGCCCAAGACTTCATCGACTTCTATCAGGGACGTCCGATCGCCTTCCAGGGAACCATCGTTCGCTGGGACGATGTGAAAGACTTCCCTCAAAACGCTGGAGGCGGGCAAACCGACCGCTACCTGCATCGGACAGTCAACAAGCTGGGTTTGCATCTGGGCCTCCACCTGCACCGATTCCTCGCCAGGGACGACTTTCACATCACTATCTCGATCCAGGATGTCCGTACAGGGGTCGAGTACGCGAACTACGGGGTAGAGGCACTTGATCCGTTCGCTTACCCGGTCTCCGGCGACCCGGCTTACCCAGGCAACTTCACCGCGGAGGTTCCCTCGTTCGGGTCGTTGTCGCTTACTGCTCATATCTGGCCCCCGCGGTCCTCGCTGGATGAATACAAGGCCTTCGGCGCGGTGGTGGAGCGCGAAGGCTTCTACTTCTACCGCAATGATCGGTTGGTGCAGGCAGGCGGCTGGAACAACTTTCGTCAGCCCGAACAGCATTTGGCGCTGGCTCGCGTGGCCGTGGATCTGCCAGAGGACCCGGACGGTCGCGTGTTTCGACTGTCTGTGAAAAAGGAGGGAGTGCAAGCGTCACCAGCGTTCGTTGCCTCCTTGGAAGTTGCCAAGGACAGCCTGGGGCGCACCTTCACTCAATACCTTTCGGATGCCGAACGCGTCTACCGCGAGGCTCGCAAAAGAAATGGTGTCGCTCGCAAGGCCGTAGTTCCACCCGGGCGCGGCATCGATCCCCAGGTTCGGCAAGCGATCGAGGAGGAACTGCCGGTGCTGGCGGGCGAGGACGCTTTGCAATTCCGCTGGCAGAGGTTGCCCAACGACAGGTTCTTCGAGATTGATCAGGGTGGCCGGATGGTCTCGCTCAACCAGCACTATCGCGCCGCCTTGCTGGGAGGGCGGGCCGGATCCCTCAATGATGCGCCGATGGTCAAGTCGCTCATGTACCTCCTCATGCAGGATGCCTTCCAACGAGAACGTGTGAGCAGTCGACTCAAGGACAACATCGACCTGTGGCAGTCTGTTTTGGTCGCTGCGGCACGGGCCGAGTTGGACCGGGTGGCAGATTGA